One genomic region from Quercus robur chromosome 4, dhQueRobu3.1, whole genome shotgun sequence encodes:
- the LOC126724359 gene encoding uncharacterized protein LOC126724359, translating into MSEGSASSYNSNYRGHACDMNQCVLRTSLQLHNFGRWFYGCRHWKPGSDEHCKSFKWLDGIPCRRGAETAPIVIAKFTRLEAEAAMAKNNEMEARAMIADLLHRERVAKRSAEKAKVSLHMANARARKYQVALLMSWLAIVVFVIFSLGNRDVGLRQMCLP; encoded by the exons ATGTCGGAGGGAAGTGCCAGTAGCTATAACTCCAACTATAGGGGGCATGCGTGTGACATGAATCAGTGCGTGTTGCGGACATCTTTGCAGCTCCATAATTTCGGTAGATGGTTTTATGGCTGTAGACATTGGAAGCCT GGCAGTGACGAACATTGTAAGTCCTTTAAATGGTTGGATGGCATCCCATGTAGGCGTGGAGCTGAAACAGCACCGATTGTCATTGCGAAATTTACTAGGCTTGAGGCCGAGGCAGCTATGGCAAAAAACAATGAGATGGAAGCCCGTGCAATGATAGCAGACCTACTCCACAGGGAAAGAGTAGCAAAGCGTAGTGCTGAAAAAGCAAAGGTTTCCCTTCATATGGCCAATGCGCGAGCACGTAAATATCAAGTTGCTCTACTTATGTCATGGTTGGCAATTGTGGTGTTCGTTATATTTTCACTTGGTAATAGGGATGTTGGATTACGGCAAATGTGTCTGCCAtga
- the LOC126724360 gene encoding protein ALP1-like encodes MVSPSDPFWQYDFDDAYFNSDDDDMDSGGCGDDMDTSLSDDDMDISDCDDDMTTGADTDSEYDSKEEEFWFVFPLISDMVAYFQRHYDKRPQRTSILSGSDYMAEVRDGNPTNCHEMFRMTLDLFYHLVEELKHYGYLKEGKGRVDVQEAVAIFLYTVGHNTRMRPVADRFQHSTETVDRKFRRVLRAIHTWGQHLIKPDPNVVGLPEHLRGNNKYDPWFERSIGAIDGTHVSSRPSAIRLQTHRSRKSTVTTNVMCACDHDMRFTYVHGGWEGSANDSRVFEEAIKDPKHGFPWPPEGSYYLVDSGYPIGASFLPPHKATRYHAQEFRRRSTRQPKSGKELFNYRHSSLRMVIERCFGVLKARFPILSNMAKYKQYRQRLVVSACCALHNFIRINNRRDVLFNTWENLGRDDMQTENNGNSPESSASVERRHVTEMSIASKRAMGEFRDDITNRMWEEYVRRRR; translated from the exons ATGGTCTCCCCCAGTGATCCTTTCTGGCAATATGATTTTGATGATGCTTATTTTAACTCCGACGATGATGACATGGacagtggtggttgtggtgatGACATGGACACTAGTTTGAGTGATGACGACATGGATATAAGTGATTGTGACGATGACATGACCACTGGTGCAGACACAGACTCGGAGTATGACAGCAAGGAGGAGGAGTTTTGGTTTGTATTTCCACTTATTAGCGATATGGTGGCATATTTCCAACGGCATTACGACAAGCGCCCACAACGTACTAGCATTTTGAGTGGAAGCGATTATATGGCTGAAGTGAGAGATGGCAATCCTACCAATTGCCATGAGATGTTCCGCATGACACTAGATCTATTCTATCACTTGGTTGAGGAGCTGAAACATTATGGGTACTTGAAGGAAGGGAAGGGGCGTGTTGACGTGCAGGAGGCAGTGGCCATATTCTTGTACACTGTTGGGCATAATACTCGGATGCGGCCTGTGGCAGACAGATTTCAGCATTCCACTGAAACTGTGGATCGCAAGTTCCGTAGGGTGTTGCGAGCTATCCACACATGGGGCCAACATTTAATCAAGCCGGATCCGAATGTGGTAGGCCTTCCAGAGCATTTGCGGGGGAACAATAAGTATGACCCTTGGTTTGAG AGAAGCATAGGAGCTATTGACGGAACACATGTTAGTTCTCGGCCTTCAGCGATAAGACTCCAGACTCATAGGAGTCGCAAGAGCACTGTTACAACCAACGTCATGTGTGCATGTGACCATGACATGCGGTTTACATATGTCCATGGTGGTTGGGAGGGAAGCGCCAACGACTCCAGGGTGTTTGAAGAAGCTATTAAAGACCCAAAGCATGGCTTCCCATGGCCACCGGAAG GTTCCTATTACTTGGTTGATTCGGGGTATCCCATTGGTGCATCATTCCTTCCACCACATAAGGCCACCCGATATCATGCTCAAGAATTCAGGAGGAGGAGTACTAGGCAACCAAAATCGGGGAaagaattgtttaattataGACATTCTTCATTGCGTATGGTGATTGAGAGGTGTTTTGGAGTCTTGAAGGCTCGCTTTCCCATCTTAAGCAACATGGCGAAGTATAAGCAATATCGTCAGCGTTTAGTTGTTTCTGCGTGTTGTGCGTTACATAATTTCATACGCATCAATAATCGAAGGGATGTTCTGTTTAACACGTGGGAGAACCTTGGTAGGGATGATATGCAAACCGAAAACAATGGGAACTCTCCTGAGTCAAGTGCAAGTGTCGAAAGAAGACATGTGACGGAGATGTCTATTGCATCGAAGAGAGCAATGGGTGAATTCAGGGATGATATAACTAACCGTATGTGGGAGGAGTACGTGCGACGTCGACGTTAA
- the LOC126720517 gene encoding uncharacterized protein LOC126720517 isoform X1, with protein sequence MAQETQDVEEKKWPENIEHLFIDLMVDEQQKGNMEHGVFKAKVWLSITKTLNEHTGKGFTPKQVKDKHNRLRQKQRKWGQLLRHTGLGWDETTQTVTASDEVWANVIAGDNKAAALRKKGCPDYEKLKQLFAPNTATGSLQISSNTPAPDSDEERVLEEELANEEREAHRTQLDDDDCYNPNMEGVTQDDPTVDEQTQRADKRPMQEPSTKGKKVAKKNDRASEMTMALQEYTALARERFSKKKGKSFGSSDHVAQSASCGDPCSLGRALEVLNQYTDLDDDTYLNVAEALQKKEKRVLFMGMPEQRRKRFMERYAQPPDN encoded by the exons ATGGCACAAGAAACACAGGATGTTGAGGAGAAAAAGTGGCCTGAAAACATTGAACATCTTTTCATTGACCTCATGGTCGATGAACAACAAAAGGGGAACATGGAACATGGTGTCTTTAAGGCCAAAGTTTGGTTATCAATTACGAAAACCCTAAATGAGCATACTGGGAAGGGTTTCACCCCTAAGCAAGTGAAAGACAAGCATAATAGGCTTAggcaaaagcaaagaaagtgGGGCCAGCTTTTGAGGCATACCGGGTTGGGGTGGGATGAGACAACCCAAACGGTGACGGCTTCTGATGAGGTGTGGGCTAACGTGATTGCG GGGGATAATAAGGCAGCTGCATTACGGAAGAAAGGGTGTCCTGATTATGAGAAGCTGAAGCAACTTTTTGCCCCTAATACTGCAACTGGTTCCCTTCAAATTTCCTCAAACACGCCAGCCCCAGATAGTGATGAAGAGCGTGTCCTGGAAGAGGAACTTGCCAATGAGGAACGTGAGGCACATCGTACCCAgttggatgatgatgattgcTACAATCCCAACATGGAGGGCGTAACCCAAGACGATCCCACTGTTGATGAGCAAACCCAACGAGCGGACAAACGTCCCATGCAAGAGCCTAGTACCAAGGGGAAAAAGGTTGCTAAGAAGAATGATAGGGCTAGTGAGATGACCATGGCTCTACAAGAGTACACTGCCTTGGCAAGGGAAaggttttccaaaaaaaagggaaagtcgTTTGGTAGCTCTGATCATGTTGCACAATCTGCCAGTTGTGGTGATCCTTGCTCACTTGGGAGAGCTTTAGAAGTGCTGAATCAGTATACTGATCTTGATGATGACACCTACCTTAATGTTGCCGAGGCTCTccaaaagaaggagaaaagagtGTTGTTCATGGGCATGCCCGAGCAAAGGAGGAAGAGGTTTATGGAGCGCTACGCTCAGCCGCCGGATAACTAA
- the LOC126720517 gene encoding uncharacterized protein LOC126720517 isoform X2: MAQETQDVEEKKWPENIEHLFIDLMVDEQQKGNMEHGVFKAKVWLSITKTLNEHTGKGFTPKQVKDKHNRLRQKQRKWGQLLRHTGLGWDETTQTVTASDEGDNKAAALRKKGCPDYEKLKQLFAPNTATGSLQISSNTPAPDSDEERVLEEELANEEREAHRTQLDDDDCYNPNMEGVTQDDPTVDEQTQRADKRPMQEPSTKGKKVAKKNDRASEMTMALQEYTALARERFSKKKGKSFGSSDHVAQSASCGDPCSLGRALEVLNQYTDLDDDTYLNVAEALQKKEKRVLFMGMPEQRRKRFMERYAQPPDN; this comes from the exons ATGGCACAAGAAACACAGGATGTTGAGGAGAAAAAGTGGCCTGAAAACATTGAACATCTTTTCATTGACCTCATGGTCGATGAACAACAAAAGGGGAACATGGAACATGGTGTCTTTAAGGCCAAAGTTTGGTTATCAATTACGAAAACCCTAAATGAGCATACTGGGAAGGGTTTCACCCCTAAGCAAGTGAAAGACAAGCATAATAGGCTTAggcaaaagcaaagaaagtgGGGCCAGCTTTTGAGGCATACCGGGTTGGGGTGGGATGAGACAACCCAAACGGTGACGGCTTCTGATGAG GGGGATAATAAGGCAGCTGCATTACGGAAGAAAGGGTGTCCTGATTATGAGAAGCTGAAGCAACTTTTTGCCCCTAATACTGCAACTGGTTCCCTTCAAATTTCCTCAAACACGCCAGCCCCAGATAGTGATGAAGAGCGTGTCCTGGAAGAGGAACTTGCCAATGAGGAACGTGAGGCACATCGTACCCAgttggatgatgatgattgcTACAATCCCAACATGGAGGGCGTAACCCAAGACGATCCCACTGTTGATGAGCAAACCCAACGAGCGGACAAACGTCCCATGCAAGAGCCTAGTACCAAGGGGAAAAAGGTTGCTAAGAAGAATGATAGGGCTAGTGAGATGACCATGGCTCTACAAGAGTACACTGCCTTGGCAAGGGAAaggttttccaaaaaaaagggaaagtcgTTTGGTAGCTCTGATCATGTTGCACAATCTGCCAGTTGTGGTGATCCTTGCTCACTTGGGAGAGCTTTAGAAGTGCTGAATCAGTATACTGATCTTGATGATGACACCTACCTTAATGTTGCCGAGGCTCTccaaaagaaggagaaaagagtGTTGTTCATGGGCATGCCCGAGCAAAGGAGGAAGAGGTTTATGGAGCGCTACGCTCAGCCGCCGGATAACTAA